A window of the Helianthus annuus cultivar XRQ/B chromosome 4, HanXRQr2.0-SUNRISE, whole genome shotgun sequence genome harbors these coding sequences:
- the LOC110933571 gene encoding hepatitis A virus cellular receptor 1-like, protein MDQSQLPPTTGQPTPSFIPTSSTPSPNTTIPTSTPEIKPTNTTLPENTQPGYSFSYNPTSSAVPAFSTFFPTSGQPSSSQQILQPNLFQTGPSIIHSTPFQPPLQLGVQYQQPQFQHTSGARQDGFDDRYDEEFGGYQDEG, encoded by the coding sequence ATGGATCAATCACAACTACCACCCACTACGGGTCAACCTAcaccatcctttatacctacaTCATCCACACCGTCACCAAATACTACCATTCCTACATCCACACCCGAAATTAAACCAACCAACACCACATTACCCGAAAACACTCAACCTGGATACTCTTTTAGCTACAATCCTACATCATCCGCTGTTCCAGCTTTCTCAACATTTTTCCCAACATCCGGTCAACCCTCATCATCACAACAAATACTACAACCCAATTTATTTCAAACCGGTCCCTCTATTATTCATTCCACTCCATTTCAACCACCTTTGCAACTGGGAGTACAATATCAACAACCACAGTTTCAACACACTTCGGGTGCAAGACAAGACGGGTTTGATGATAGGTATGATGAAGAATTTGGGGGTTATCAAGATGAGGGatga